A genomic window from Lotus japonicus ecotype B-129 chromosome 1, LjGifu_v1.2 includes:
- the LOC130728122 gene encoding pentatricopeptide repeat-containing protein At1g62670, mitochondrial-like isoform X1, which produces MMPSSSSIACSELILPHPSSNLVKSLSHFPYSLKFSRRVISPTPSPSLHLSKASVLMLRFREHCNFMINGLCKMGQTKPALQLLRKIEGKLVQPDVVMYTTIIDSLCKDKLVTDAFNLYSEMVSKRILPNVFTYTALIYGFCIVGQLKEATELLDEMVTKNIDPDAYTFSILVDGLCKEGKVKGAKNVLGVMMKQGVKPNVVTYNSLMDGHCLVSEVNKAKDILNSMPQRGVTPDVQSYNIIINGLCKIKMVDEALNLLAEMDCKNIIPNTVTYSSLIDGLCKSGRISHAWKLVDEMHVKGQPANIITYNSLLDALCKSHHVDKAIALIKKINDQGIQPNVNTYNILMDGLCKEGRLKNAQEVFQDLLVKGYHVTVPTYNIMINGLCKEGLFDEALALLSKMEDNDCIPDAITFETIIVALFEKGENYKAEKLLHEMMARGLLEK; this is translated from the exons ATGATGCCGTCTTCATCTTCAATCGCTTGCTCCGAACTCATCCTACCCCATCCATCATCGAATTTG GTCAAATCCCTTTCGCATTTTCCGTACTCGCTAAAATTCTCAAGAAGGGTTATCAGCCCGACACCATCACCTTCACTACACTTATCAAAGGCCTCTGTCTTAATGCTCAGGTTCAGAGAGCACTGCAATTTCATGATCAACGGGTTATGTAAGATGGGGCAAACAAAACCTGCATTGCAGTTGCTGAGAAAAATTGAAGGGAAATTGGTTCAGCCTGATGTCGTAATGTACACCACTATCATTGATAGCCTCTGCAAAGATAAACTTGTGACTGATGCGTTCAATTTATATTCTGAAATGGTTAGCAAGAGAATTTTACCTAATGTTTTCACTTACACTGCTTTAATATATGGCTTTTGCATTGTGGGTCAATTGAAGGAAGCAACTGAGTTGTTAGATGAAATGGTGACAAAAAACATTGACCCGGATGCTTATACTTTTAGTATACTGGTCGATGGTTTATGTAAGGAAGGAAAGGTGAAAGGAGCTAAAAATGTGTTAGGTGTCATGATGAAACAAGGTGTGAAACCGAATGTTGTTACTTATAATTCTTTAATGGATGGGCATTGCCTAGTTAGTGAAGTAAACAAGGCCAAAGACATATTGAACTCCATGCCTCAAAGGGGAGTTACTCCTGATGTCCAGAGCTACAATATTATCATTAATGGATTATGTAAGATTAAAATGGTGGATGAAGCTTTGAATCTCCTTGCAGAAATGGACTGCAAAAACATTATTCCTAATACAGTAACATACAGTTCCCTTATTGACGGTTTATGCAAATCAGGGAGAATCTCTCATGCTTGGAAGCTTGTTGATGAGATGCATGTTAAAGGTCAACCAGCCAATATAATCACCTACAATTCTTTATTGGATGCTTTATGCAAAAGTCATCATGTTGACAAGGCAATTGCTTTAATCAAGAAAATTAATGACCAGGGCATTCAGCCAAATGTCAACACATACAATATACTTATGGATGGACTATGCAAAGAAGGAAGACTCAAGAATGCACAAGAGGTTTTCCAGGATCTTTTAGTTAAAGGCTATCATGTAACGGTCCCAACATATAATATTATGATCAATGGGCTTTGTAAAGAGGGTTTGTTTGATGAAGCGTTGGCGTTGCTGTCAAAAATGGAAGACAACGATTGCATTCCTGATGCTATAACTTTTGAAACAATCATTGTTGCTCTCTTTGAGAAAGGTGAGAATTATAAGGCAGAGAAACTTCTACATGAAATGATGGCAAGAGGTCTACTGGAAAAGTAA
- the LOC130728122 gene encoding pentatricopeptide repeat-containing protein At1g62670, mitochondrial-like isoform X2: MINGLCKMGQTKPALQLLRKIEGKLVQPDVVMYTTIIDSLCKDKLVTDAFNLYSEMVSKRILPNVFTYTALIYGFCIVGQLKEATELLDEMVTKNIDPDAYTFSILVDGLCKEGKVKGAKNVLGVMMKQGVKPNVVTYNSLMDGHCLVSEVNKAKDILNSMPQRGVTPDVQSYNIIINGLCKIKMVDEALNLLAEMDCKNIIPNTVTYSSLIDGLCKSGRISHAWKLVDEMHVKGQPANIITYNSLLDALCKSHHVDKAIALIKKINDQGIQPNVNTYNILMDGLCKEGRLKNAQEVFQDLLVKGYHVTVPTYNIMINGLCKEGLFDEALALLSKMEDNDCIPDAITFETIIVALFEKGENYKAEKLLHEMMARGLLEK; encoded by the coding sequence ATGATCAACGGGTTATGTAAGATGGGGCAAACAAAACCTGCATTGCAGTTGCTGAGAAAAATTGAAGGGAAATTGGTTCAGCCTGATGTCGTAATGTACACCACTATCATTGATAGCCTCTGCAAAGATAAACTTGTGACTGATGCGTTCAATTTATATTCTGAAATGGTTAGCAAGAGAATTTTACCTAATGTTTTCACTTACACTGCTTTAATATATGGCTTTTGCATTGTGGGTCAATTGAAGGAAGCAACTGAGTTGTTAGATGAAATGGTGACAAAAAACATTGACCCGGATGCTTATACTTTTAGTATACTGGTCGATGGTTTATGTAAGGAAGGAAAGGTGAAAGGAGCTAAAAATGTGTTAGGTGTCATGATGAAACAAGGTGTGAAACCGAATGTTGTTACTTATAATTCTTTAATGGATGGGCATTGCCTAGTTAGTGAAGTAAACAAGGCCAAAGACATATTGAACTCCATGCCTCAAAGGGGAGTTACTCCTGATGTCCAGAGCTACAATATTATCATTAATGGATTATGTAAGATTAAAATGGTGGATGAAGCTTTGAATCTCCTTGCAGAAATGGACTGCAAAAACATTATTCCTAATACAGTAACATACAGTTCCCTTATTGACGGTTTATGCAAATCAGGGAGAATCTCTCATGCTTGGAAGCTTGTTGATGAGATGCATGTTAAAGGTCAACCAGCCAATATAATCACCTACAATTCTTTATTGGATGCTTTATGCAAAAGTCATCATGTTGACAAGGCAATTGCTTTAATCAAGAAAATTAATGACCAGGGCATTCAGCCAAATGTCAACACATACAATATACTTATGGATGGACTATGCAAAGAAGGAAGACTCAAGAATGCACAAGAGGTTTTCCAGGATCTTTTAGTTAAAGGCTATCATGTAACGGTCCCAACATATAATATTATGATCAATGGGCTTTGTAAAGAGGGTTTGTTTGATGAAGCGTTGGCGTTGCTGTCAAAAATGGAAGACAACGATTGCATTCCTGATGCTATAACTTTTGAAACAATCATTGTTGCTCTCTTTGAGAAAGGTGAGAATTATAAGGCAGAGAAACTTCTACATGAAATGATGGCAAGAGGTCTACTGGAAAAGTAA
- the LOC130728123 gene encoding 2,3-bisphosphoglycerate-independent phosphoglycerate mutase, translating to MQMGSSDSWWKLMDHPKLPKGKTVAVVVLDGWGEAKPDEYNCIHIAETPTMDSLKKGAPEHWRLVKAHGTAVGLPTDDDMGNSEVGHNALGAGRIYAQGAKLVDLALASGKIYEGEGFKYIKECFETGTLHLIGLLSDGGVHSRLDQLQLLLKGVSERGVKRIRVHILTDGRDVTDGTSVGFVETLENDLTKLRKKGIDAKIASGGGRMYVTMDRYENDWNVVKRGWNAQVLGEAPYKFTTALEAVKKLRAEPKANDQYLPPFVIVDENGKPVGPIVDGDAVVTFNFRADRMTMLAKALEYENFDKFDRVRHPKIHYAGMLEYDGELKLPSHYLVPPPEIERTSGEYLVYNGIRTFACSETVKFGHVTFFWNGNRSGYFNPELEEYIEIPSDIGIPFNEQPKMKALQIAEKARDAILSRKFDQVRVNLPNSDMVGHTGDIEATIVGCKAADDAVKMILDTIEQVDGIYVVTADHGNAEDMVKRDKSGKPLLDKDGKIQILSSHTLQPVPIAIGGPGLSPGVRFRDDLPNGGLANVAATVMNLHGFEAPSDYEPTLVEVVDN from the exons ATGCAGATGGGTAGCTCAGATTCCTGGTGGAAATTGATGGATCATCCAAAGCTTCCAAAGGGGAAAACAGTGGCAGTTGTGGTGCTAGATGGTTGGGGTGAGGCTAAACCTGACGAGTACAACTGCATCCACATAGCTGAGACACCCACCATGGATTCTCTTAAAAAG GGTGCCCCTGAGCATTGGAGGTTGGTTAAGGCTCATGGTACAGCAGTAGGTCTTCCAACAGATGATGACATGGGCAATAGTGAAGTTGGTCACAATGCACTTGGTGCAGGTCGCATATATGCTCAGGG TGCAAAGCTGGTGGACCTCGCTCTAGCCTCTGGaaaaatttatgaaggagaaggtttcAAGTACATAAAGGAATGTTTTGAAACTGGCACATTGCATCTCATTGGGCTGCTGAGTGATGGTGGAGTTCACTCCAGATTGGATCAGTTGCAG TTGTTGCTTAAAGGGGTTAGTGAGCGAGGAGTTAAAAGAATCCGTGTCCATATTCTCACGGATGGCCGAGATGTTACAGATGGCACAAGTGTGGGATTTGTGGAAACACTTGAAAATGATCTTACAAAATTGCGCAAGAAAGGTATCGATGCAAAGATAGCATCAGGTGGAGGTCGCATGTATGTCACAATGGATCGTTATGAG AATGACTGGAATGTTGTGAAACGAGGGTGGAATGCGCAAGTTCTCGGTGAAGCGCCTTATAAGTTTACAACTGCTCTTGAAGCTGTCAAGAAACTGAGGGCAGAACCAAAGGCCAATGACCAGTATCTGCCTCCCTTTGTTATTGTTGATGAGAACGGGAAACCTGTCGGTCCGATAGTTGATGGCGATGCGGTTGTTACGTTCAACTTCCGGGCAGATCGAATGACTATGCTTGCTAAGGCTCTTGAATATGAAAATTTTGACAAATTCGACAGGGTTCGTCACCCTAAAATCCACTATGCTGGAATGCTTGAATACGATGGTGAATTGAAGCTTCCAAGTCATTACCTTGTTCCTCCACCAGAGATTGAAAGAACCTCTGGTGAATATTTAGTGTATAATGGTATTCGGACCTTTGCATGCAG CGAGACGGTTAAATTTGGCCATGTCACATTCTTCTGGAACGGAAACCGCTCTGGATATTTTAATCCAGAATTGGAAGAATATATAGAAATCCCTAGTGACATTGGGATTCCATTCAATGAGCAACCAAAAATGAAAGCATTACAGATTGCTGAAAAGGCAAGGGATGCAATTCTTAGCCGGAAATTTGATCAG GTACGTGTCAATCTACCGAATAGCGACATGGTGGGGCACACAGGTGATATTGAAGCAACAATTGTGGGATGCAAGGCAGCTGATGATGCAGTGAAG ATGATTCTTGACACAATAGAGCAAGTAGATGGAATCTATGTTGTCACTGCTGACCATGGAAATGCAGAGGATATGGTCAAGAGAGATAAATCTGGAAAACCTCTTCTAGACAAGGATGGGAAAATCCAGATTCTCAGTTCTCACACTCTTCAGCCA GTGCCAATTGCTATTGGAGGTCCTGGATTATCACCTGGTGTCAGGTTTAGAGACGATCTTCCCAACGGAGGTCTAGCCAATGTTGCTGCAACTGTGATGAATCTTCATGGATTTGAGGCTCCCAGTGACTATGAGCCAACTCTTGTAGAAGTAGTTGACAACTAG